The Humulus lupulus chromosome 4, drHumLupu1.1, whole genome shotgun sequence genome has a window encoding:
- the LOC133832318 gene encoding mRNA export factor GLE1-like: MQAKLRAEEANRAAMEAQRREAKEAAEREANEASSQAAVQKEALGLQTKAKTKESEFEKPINSASAGDITKAAEAALKLERERLKKLEDLDEGNKALGLNVNKEVSTGVKKLLRELSGQYSDFSILSSLNSQVNHVTYCLFSRIYVFIYIYL; encoded by the exons ATGCAGGCAAAACTCAGAGCTGAAGAAGCAAATAGGGCTGCAATGGAAGCTCAGAGAAGAGAAGCAAAAGAGGCTGCTGAAAGGGAGGCCAATGAAGCGTCAAGCCAGGCTGCTGTTCAGAAGGAAGCTTTAGGATTGCAAACTAAAGCCAAAACCAAGGAAtctgaatttgaaaaaccaataaattCAGCATCAGCAG GTGACATTACTAAAGCTGCAGAAGCTGCACTAAAGTTGGAGCGTGAAAGATTAAAAAAGTTGGAAGACTTGGATGAAGGAAACAAGGCATTAGGATTGAATGTAAATAAG GAGGTTTCTACTGGTGTGAAAAAGTTATTGAGGGAATTGTCTGGCCAGTACAGCGACTTCAGTATTCTTTCCTCTTTAAATTCTCAGGTAAATCATGTAACTTACTGTTTGTTTAGtaggatatatgtttttatatatatatatctataa